The DNA window CCACAGCTAAATTCATCAGAGGTTAGTCATGAACCTGGACGAAGCGCTACAGACCTTCATCACCGAAAGCCGCGAACTCCTGGAGGACATGGAGAACGCGCTGCTCAATATCGACATCGCCGGCGACCAGGGCGAGGCGATCAACGCCATCTTCCGCGCCGCCCACACCATCAAGGGCTCGGCGGGTTTGTTCAGCCTCGATCACATCGTCGCCTTCACCCACGTGGTGGAAAGCCTGCTCGACGAGGTGCGCGACGGCCGCGTGGTGATCAACGATGAAATGATCGTGCTGCTGCTGTCGTGCTGCGATTATTTGTCCGGCATGACCGAGGCGCTGGCCGCCGGCCGGCTGGACGCCGATCCCGACACCGCGCCGGAGGGCGAAATGCTGCTGCACCAGCTGCGCCGGCACATGTCGGGCGGCCATGGCGAGGCCGATCCGGCCCACGCCACTCCTGCCGCGTCGGCGCAGTCGTTGACCGTGCAGTCGGAACCCGGCGTCGAGCGCATCGACAAGGTGGCCGGCGACAGCGACTACTGGCACATTTCGCTGCGCTTCGGCCGCGGCGTTTTGCAGAACGGGATGGACCCGATCGCGTTCCTGCGCTACCTGGCCAAACTGGGCAAGATCGTCGGCATCGCCACCGTGCCCGACGCCCTGCCGGCGGCCGAGGAGATGGACGCGGAGCTGTGCTACCTTGGTTTTGAAATCGCTTTCGACAGCAACGCCGACCGCGAGGCCATCGTCGGCGTGTTCGAGTTCGTGCAGGACGACTGCGAGATCCGCATCATCCCGCCGCACAGCAGGGTGTCGCAGTACGTCGATTTGATCCGCGCCTTGCCGGAACTGCCGGCGCGCCTGGGCGAGATCCTGGTCCTGTGCGGCAGCGTGACCGCGTCCGAACTCGCCGGCGCGCTGCAACAGCAGTCGAGCGGCGAGGCCAAGGGCAAGGGTGACGGGGACGAACCGCCGCCGCGCCTGGGCAGCATCCTGGTCGCCGCCGGCAACGTGCCGCCGGTGGTGGTGGAGGCGGCGCTGGCCAAGCAGAAGCAGGTGGTCGAGCAGAAGGCGCAGGAGAGCCGCTCGATCCGCGTCGATTCCGACAAGCTCGATCGGCTGATCGACCTGGTGGGGGAGTTGATCATCGCCGGCGCGCGCGCCAGCATGATCGGCCAGCAGATCCACAACACCGACCTGCAGGAATGCACGTCGACCTTATCGGGCCTGGTGGAGGAGGTGCGCGACGCCGCGCTGGAACTGCGCATGGTCAAGATCGGCGCCACCTTCAACCGCTTCCAGCGCGTGGTGCACGACGTCGCGCGCGAGTTGGGCAAGGACATCGGCCTGATGGTCGACGGCGAGGATTCGGAACTGGACAAGACGGTGGTGGAGAAGATCGGCGATCCGCTGATGCACCTGGTGCGCAACGCCATGGACCACGGCATCGAGCCGGCCGACGTGCGCGTCGCCAACGGCAAGCCGGCCAAGGGCATGATCAAACTGAATGCCTTCCACGAATCGGGCAGCATCGTCATCGAGGTGAGCGATGACGGCGGCGGCCTTCGCAAGGAGAAGATCCTGGCCAAGGCGGTCGAGCGCGGGCTGGTCGATCCGGAGCGCAAACTGAGCGACAGCGAAATCTATAACCTGATCTTCGAGGCCGGGTTCTCGACGGCGGAGAAGGTCACCAACCTGTCCGGACGCGGCGTCGGCATGGATGTCGTCAAGCGCAATATCACCGCGCTGCGCGGCAGCGTGGACGTCAGCAGCAGGGAGGGCGCCGGCACCACCGTCACCGTGCGCCTGCCGCTGACTTTGGCCATCATCGACGGCTTCCTGGTGCAGGTGGGCGGCTCGGTGTTCGTCATCCCGCTCGACATGATCGAGGAGTGCATCGAGTTCGCCACCGAGCCGGGGCAGGATTACTGCAATCTGCGCGGCCAGGTGCTGCCGTTCATCCGTCTGCGATCGCTGTTCCGCATCGACGGCGCCGCCACGCGGCGCGAGAGCATCGTGGTGCTCAAGCTGGGCACCACCCGCGCCGGCCTGGTGGTCGACACCCTGCTGGGCGAATTCCAGACCGTCATCAAGCCGCTCAGCCCCATGTTCAGCGAAGTCAAATGCATCAGCGGCTCGACCATCCTAGGCAGCGGCGAGGTGGCGCTGATCCTGGACGTGGCCTCGCTGATGCAGGCCGTCGGCGGCAAAGGCACGGTGGCCCTGGCCGCCTAGTGAATCAAGGAGACTACGCATATGGTTAACCAGTCGGCCAACGCCGCCGCCAACAACATCGTCACCTACGGCAGCAGTGCGATCGTCGCGCTGCAAAGCGGGGCGGCGCTACCGAGCCAGTTCCTGACCTTCTTGCTGGGCGAGGAGCAGTTCGCCGTCGGCATCCTGCATATCAAGGAGATCATCGAATATGGCAGCATGGCCACGGTGCCGATGATGCCAGCCTGCGTGCGCGGCGTGATCAACCTGCGCGGCGCCGTGGTGCCGGTGATGGACCTGTCGGCGCGCTTTGGCCGCAGCCCCAGCGCCATCACCAAGCGCAGTTGCATCGTCATCGTCGAAGTCGAAGGCGCCGGCGGCGAGGGCAAGCAGGTGTTGGGCATGCTGGTCGACGCCGTCAACGCGGTGGTGGAAATCGCCGCCGGCGACATCGAGCCGGCGCCTTCGTTCGGCACCCGCATCCGTCCCGACTTCATCGCCGGCATCGGTAAGTTCAATGGCAAGTTCGTCATCCTGCTGGCGATCGACCGCGTGCTGTCGACCGAGGAGGTGGTGGAGATGGCGCGCTCGGGTGCCAACGACGCAGCGGCGCCTCCGCTGCTGTCCTGATTTTTCCAGATTTTGAATGTGACGCATCATGCCTTTGGTAGCCATTTCCGATCGTGAGTTCACGCAGTTCCAGCGCTTCATCTACGACGCCGCCGGGATCACTATGTCCAACGGCAAGCAGGCGCTGGTCAGCGGCCGCCTGGCCAAGCGCCTGGCGCATTACCAGCTCGATAGCTACAGCGACTATCTGCGCCTGCTCGAAAGCCGTTCGGACCCCGCCGAACTGCAGATGGCGGTCGATCTGCTGACCACCAACGAAACTTATTTTTTCCGCGAACCCAAGCACTTCCAGCTGCTGCGGGATCTGGCCCTGGAGGCGCGCGAGAAGCGGCAGACGATGCGCGTGTGGAGCGCCGCCAGTTCCAGCGGCGAGGAGGTCTATAGCATCGCCATGGTGCTGGCCGACGTGCTGGGCGACGCCGCCTGGGAAGTGCTGGGCACCGACATCAGCACGCGGGTGCTGCAGCGCGCCCGCAGCGGCCACTATCCAATGGAGCGCGCCAGCCAGATGCCGCAGGATTACCTGAAGCGCTTTTGCCTCAAGGGCCAGGGCAGCGAGGCCGGCACCATGCTGATCGAGCGCTCATTGCGCCAGCGGGTCCAGTTCCAGCAGGTGAACCTGAACGCGCCGCTGCCCAAGGTCGGCTGCTTCGACGTGATCTTCCTGCGCAACGTGATGATCTACTTTAACCTGGAGACCAAGCGCCAGGTGGTGGCCCGCTTGCTGGCCCAGCTTCGTCCCGGCGGCTATTTCCTGATCGGCCACTCCGAGACCCTGAACGACATCAACGACACCTTGTCGGTCGTGGCGCCATCGATCTACAGGAAAGCATAGCGGCGCGATGCCTGATTCGAAACTCATTGATGTCTTTCTCATGCCCGGCGATTATTTCATCGGCGACGAGCGCTATCGCGTGCGCACGCTGCTGGGGTCCTGCGTCTCCGTCACGCTGTGGCATCCGTCGCGCCGCATCGGCGCCATGTCGCACTTTCTCTTGCCGGGCACCGGCCATCGCAAATCCCACGACAAGCCGGGCATGTACGGCGACGACGCCATGCGCCTGCTGCTCGACGGCTTGGCGCGCCACGACGTGGCGCCCGGCCAATGCCAGGCCAAGATCTTCGGCGGCGGCGCCATGTTTCCCCGTAATCCCAAGGCGCGCGACATCGGTTTGCAGAACGGCGACTTCGCGCGCGAAATGCTGCACAAGAACGGCATCCACGTCGTGTCCGAAAGCCTGTTCGGCGAAGGACACCGCCAATTGATCTTCACCATCCGCAGCGGCGATGTACTCAGCCGCCAGGTTCCGCCGGAACCGAAAGCTGCCCGCACCAGGGAAAACGCATGAGTACAATCAACGTCATGATCGTCGACGATTCGGCCGTGGTGCGGCAGGTCCTCAGTGGCCTGCTCAACGCCTCGCCGGGCATCACCGTCACCTACGCCGTGGCCAATCCGCTGCTGGCGATGGAACGCATGAAGGTGCAGTGGCCGGACGTGATCGTGCTCGATGTCGAAATGCCAAAAATGGACGGCATCACCTTCCTGCGCAAGATCATGGCCGAGCGTCCGACGCCGGTGGTGATCTGTTCGACGTTGACGGAGAAGGGCGCGCAGACGTCGGTCGAGGCGCTGGGCGCCGGCGCGGTCACCATCATCACCAAGCCGCGCCTGGACCTCAAGCAGTTCCTGCACGATAGCGCCGACGAACTGGTGTCGGCGGTGCGGGCGGCGTCCGGCGCGCGCGTGGGCAAGCTGGTGGGCCGGGCGCCGGCGCCGCCGGTCGCCGCCAAGCTCAATGCGGACGCCGTGCTGCCGCCGGCCGACGCTAGGCCGATGACCGCCACCACCGAGCGCGTGGTGGCGATCGGCACCTCCACCGGCGGCACGCAGGCGCTGGAAGAGGTGCTGACATCGCTGCCGCGCGTCTGCCCCGGCATCGTGGTGGTGCAGCACATGCCGGAAAAATTCACCGCCGCCTTCGCGGCACGCCTCGACAGCGTGTGCGAGGTGCGCGTCAAGGAGGCGGCCAACAACGACCGCGTGCTCCAGGGCCAGGTGCTGATCGCGCCTGGCGGAAAACATATGCTGTTGCGCCGCACCGGCGCCCAGTACTTTGTCGAAGTGGTCGACGGCCCGCTGGTCAACCGCCACCGGCCGTCGGTCGATGTGCTGTTCCGCTCCGCCGCGCGGGCGGCGGGCGCCAACGCGCTGGGCGTGATCATGACCGGCATGGGCGACGACGGCGCCGCCGGCATGCTGGAGATGCTCAAGGCCGGCGCGCGCACCGTGGCGCAGGACGAGGCCAGCTGCGTGGTCTACGGCATGCCGAAGGAAGCCGTCAAGCGTGGCGGCGTCGAAAAAACAGTAGCACTCAATGCGATCTATCGCGAAATCCTGCAGCAACTGTCCCTATAAATCGCTTTTTATCCGCATTACACGGAAGGAAATCATCATGCTTTCAACCTTGACGGTCAGGACCAAGATCCTGGCATTGCTGGCGGTGTCCCTATTGGCGCTTGTGGTTGTCGTGCTCATCGCCTTCACCGGCCTGCGGGCGCAAGGCGCCATGCTCAATGAGCTGGGCAAGAACCGCATGCCTTCGATACGGGCCTTGATGGTGATTAACGAGGCCCAGACCGCGCTGCGCTCGTCGAGCCGCTTCATCGACGCGATGGGCATGTTCCCCGATGACGCCAACGATATCGCTGGCGAAGTCAAACGCAAGCAGGATGTCTGGCGCACGGTCGATGCGGCCTGGAAGGAGTACGAAGCCTTGCCACAGGAGTCCGAGGAGGCGGATGTGTGGAAGACCTTCGTCAAGCAGTGGGATGTGTGGAAGACGCGCGACATGACGATCACCGATATCGCGGCGCAGATCGCCCGCGCGGAGCCGGGCAAGCGCAAGGAATTGTTCGCGCTCCTGCATAAAACGCTGCAGGAAAACCGGCCGGCCTTCACCGCCGCCGAGGAGAGCCTGAACAAACTGGTGGCGCTGAACGTCCAGTACGGCGAGAACGACGTCAAACACGCCGATGCCGCTTCCGCCGGCGCAATGAGCAGCATGTACATCAGCGGCGGCGTGGCGTTGGCGTTGCTGGCGGCGATAGGATTGATCATCCTGAACGGCATCATGCGCCAGCTTGGCGGCGATCCAGGCTACGCGGCGGAGATCGTGCGCAAGGTGGCCGACGGCGACCTCAGTGCCGACGTGCATGTCAAGGCGGGCGACACCACCAGCCTGCTGGCGGCGATGAAGGGCATGATCGACAAGCTCTCGCAGGTGGTGCAGGACGTGAACAACGGCGCCGAGTCGCTGGCCAGCGCTTCCGAGGAGGTCAGCGCGACCGCCCAGTCGCTGTCGCAGGCGGCCAGCGAGCAGGCCGCAGGCACCGAGGAGACCAGTGCCTCGGTCGAGCAGATGACGGCGTCGATTTCGCAGAACACCGAGAACGCCAAGGTTACCGATGGTATCGCCAGCAAGGCGGCGATCGAAGCGGTGGAGGGCGGCGACGCGGTCAAGTCGACGGTGGCGGCGATGCAGCAGATCGCCAAGAAGATCAGCATCATCGACGATATCGCCTATCAAACCAACCTGCTGGCGTTGAACGCGGCGATCGAGGCCGCGCGCGCCGGCGAGCATGGCAAAGGCTTCGCGGTGGTGGCGGCCGAGGTGCGCAAGCTGGCCGAACGCAGCCAGATCGCGGCGCAGGAAATCGAGCAGGTGGCAAGCAGCAGCGTGCAACTGGCGGAGAAGGCCGGCAACCTGCTCGATGAAATGGTGCCGAACATTCGCCGCACCTCCAACCTGGTGCAGGAGATCACGGCGGCGTCGGAGGAGCAGTCGGCGGGCGTGGGCCAGATCAATTCCGCCATCACGCAATTGAGCCAGACCACGCAGCAGAACGCCTCTGCCTCCGAACAGCTGGCCGCCACCGCCGAGGAGATGAGCGGCCAGGCCGAGCAACTGCAGGAGACCATGTCCTTCTTCAAATTGTCCGGTGCCTCGCGGCCGCTGCGCACGGCGCGGGCGCCGGCCAGGCCGGCCAAGCCCGCGCCGGGGCGTGGACGGCCCGGCCACGGCAGCAGCAAGCAGATGATGGACATGGCCGATCCGGACGAATCGCATTTCGTTAAATTCTAAACGAGGCGGACGATGAATAACGTACAAGGCGCCGAGCCGCAGTTTCTCAGCTTTATGCTGGGCCAGGACATGTTCGCGATGGGCATCCTGGCCGTGCGCGAAATACTGGAGTACGCGGGCGTGACGCCCGTACCGCAAATGCCGCCCTGTATCAGCGGCGTGATCAACCTGCGCGGCACGGCGGTGCCGGTGCTCGACCTGGCGTGCCGGCTCGAGCGCGAGCCGGTAGCGGTGAGCAAACGCACCTGTATCATCGTTGTCGAAGTCGACGGCAACGCCGGCGCCGGCGCCTTCGTGATCGGCATCCTGGTCGACGCGGTCAACGCGGTGCTCGACATCCCGCCGTCGGAGGTGGAGCCGGCGCCCAGCCTGGGCGCGCAGGTGCGCGCCGAGATGCTGCAGGGGATAGGCAAGGTCAATGGCCGCTTCGTTCTGCTGCTGGACGTGCGGCGGGTGGCGTCCGTGGGAGACCTGGCCGCCATCGCCCCCGCCGCCCTGGATCACGTGTAGCCGCGCACCGCGTCCGCACGAACGCACCACCCTGGAGAACCATCATGTTCAAACAAATGAAAATGGAGACCCGGCTGCACGCCGGATTCGGCGCCATCGTGCTGCTGGTGGTGGTGCTGGGGATTATCGCCTTTGCCAAACTGACGTCGCTGCACGACCAGTGGGCGCGTTTCGAGAGCGTCACGCTGGCGCGCAAGAACGCGGTGCTGGAAGGCGTCATTTCGCAGGGCCACGCGGTCCAGCAATTCAAGAATTACATTCTGCGCAATGGCGAGCAAAACACCCAGTTCCGCGCGGCGCTGGCCAACATCGACAAGGAAATGGCCAACTACAAGGCCGTGGGACCGCTCAGCGAGGAAGAGCAAGTGCTGCTGGGCGAAGTGGCGGCCGGCGTCAAGGCCTATGGCGACAGCATGGCGGAGCTGGAGGCGATGCAGGCCAAAGGCATGACGCCGACGGAGATGGATAAATCCATCAAGGGCGCCGACGCCGCCATCGCCGGCGCGTTCCGCAAGCTGCTCAAGCTCAACGACAACGTGACCGACCGCGAATCGGCGGCGATGACGGAGGTGACCGATTCGGCCAAGCGCCTGATCCTGTCGGTCGATATCGTCATCGCCATCCTCGGTTGCGTGCTGGCGGTATGGCTGGCGCGCAGCCTGTCGGGCATCGTGCGCGAGGTGCAGATGGTGGTCGCCGGCCTTGCCGGGGCGTCGCAGGAAGTCAGTTCGACGGCGCAGTCGCTGTCGCAGGCGGCCAGCGAGCAGGCTGCCGGCGTCGAGGAAACCAGCGCATCGATCGAGCAGATGACGGCCTCGATCGCGCAGAACACGGAGAACGCCAAGGTCACCGACGGCATCGCCACCCAGGCCGCCGTGGACGCGACGCGCGGCGGCGAGGTGGTGAAGGCGACGGCGGCGGCGATGCGTCAAATCGCCAGCAAGATCAGCATCATCGACGATATCGCCTATCAAACCAATCTGCTGGCGCTGAACGCGGCCATCGAGGCGGCGCGCGCGCACGAACACGGCAAGGGCTTCGCGGTGGTGGCGGCCGAGGTGCGCAAGCTGGCCGAGCGCAGCCAGGTGGCGGCGCAGGAGATCAGCAAGGTGGCGGCCGACAGTGTCGATCTGGCCGAGCAGGCCGGCGTGATGTTCGATGCGCTGGTGCCCAATATCCGCAAGACGTCGGACCTGGTGCAGGAGATATCGGCGGCGTCGGAAGAGCAGAGTTCCGGCGTGCGCCAGATTAACAGCGCGGTCAATCAGCTTAGCCAGACCACCCAGGTCAACGCGGCCAGCTCGGAGGAACTGGCGGCGACGTCGGAGGAGATGAGCGCCCAGGCAGAGCAGCTGGGCCAATTGATGGCGGTGTTCAAACGCTATGCGGTCGAAGAACGGGTACCGGCTCGCCGCGCAGCGTCTTCAAAAGGGAGCGGCGGCGCGGCGGCGCCGATGGCGCGCTCGGCCCGGGTTGCCTCCGTGGCCGCCCACGGATCGCCGGACGAGCACAAATTCACCCGGTTCTGATCCCCGCTACATGATTACGGCTTGACGAACTTCAGTGTCATGCGGTCGCTTTCGC is part of the Oxalobacteraceae bacterium OTU3CAMAD1 genome and encodes:
- a CDS encoding chemotaxis protein CheA codes for the protein MNLDEALQTFITESRELLEDMENALLNIDIAGDQGEAINAIFRAAHTIKGSAGLFSLDHIVAFTHVVESLLDEVRDGRVVINDEMIVLLLSCCDYLSGMTEALAAGRLDADPDTAPEGEMLLHQLRRHMSGGHGEADPAHATPAASAQSLTVQSEPGVERIDKVAGDSDYWHISLRFGRGVLQNGMDPIAFLRYLAKLGKIVGIATVPDALPAAEEMDAELCYLGFEIAFDSNADREAIVGVFEFVQDDCEIRIIPPHSRVSQYVDLIRALPELPARLGEILVLCGSVTASELAGALQQQSSGEAKGKGDGDEPPPRLGSILVAAGNVPPVVVEAALAKQKQVVEQKAQESRSIRVDSDKLDRLIDLVGELIIAGARASMIGQQIHNTDLQECTSTLSGLVEEVRDAALELRMVKIGATFNRFQRVVHDVARELGKDIGLMVDGEDSELDKTVVEKIGDPLMHLVRNAMDHGIEPADVRVANGKPAKGMIKLNAFHESGSIVIEVSDDGGGLRKEKILAKAVERGLVDPERKLSDSEIYNLIFEAGFSTAEKVTNLSGRGVGMDVVKRNITALRGSVDVSSREGAGTTVTVRLPLTLAIIDGFLVQVGGSVFVIPLDMIEECIEFATEPGQDYCNLRGQVLPFIRLRSLFRIDGAATRRESIVVLKLGTTRAGLVVDTLLGEFQTVIKPLSPMFSEVKCISGSTILGSGEVALILDVASLMQAVGGKGTVALAA
- a CDS encoding chemotaxis protein CheW; protein product: MVNQSANAAANNIVTYGSSAIVALQSGAALPSQFLTFLLGEEQFAVGILHIKEIIEYGSMATVPMMPACVRGVINLRGAVVPVMDLSARFGRSPSAITKRSCIVIVEVEGAGGEGKQVLGMLVDAVNAVVEIAAGDIEPAPSFGTRIRPDFIAGIGKFNGKFVILLAIDRVLSTEEVVEMARSGANDAAAPPLLS
- a CDS encoding protein-glutamate O-methyltransferase CheR encodes the protein MPLVAISDREFTQFQRFIYDAAGITMSNGKQALVSGRLAKRLAHYQLDSYSDYLRLLESRSDPAELQMAVDLLTTNETYFFREPKHFQLLRDLALEAREKRQTMRVWSAASSSGEEVYSIAMVLADVLGDAAWEVLGTDISTRVLQRARSGHYPMERASQMPQDYLKRFCLKGQGSEAGTMLIERSLRQRVQFQQVNLNAPLPKVGCFDVIFLRNVMIYFNLETKRQVVARLLAQLRPGGYFLIGHSETLNDINDTLSVVAPSIYRKA
- a CDS encoding chemotaxis protein CheD, translating into MPDSKLIDVFLMPGDYFIGDERYRVRTLLGSCVSVTLWHPSRRIGAMSHFLLPGTGHRKSHDKPGMYGDDAMRLLLDGLARHDVAPGQCQAKIFGGGAMFPRNPKARDIGLQNGDFAREMLHKNGIHVVSESLFGEGHRQLIFTIRSGDVLSRQVPPEPKAARTRENA
- a CDS encoding chemotaxis response regulator protein-glutamate methylesterase; translated protein: MSTINVMIVDDSAVVRQVLSGLLNASPGITVTYAVANPLLAMERMKVQWPDVIVLDVEMPKMDGITFLRKIMAERPTPVVICSTLTEKGAQTSVEALGAGAVTIITKPRLDLKQFLHDSADELVSAVRAASGARVGKLVGRAPAPPVAAKLNADAVLPPADARPMTATTERVVAIGTSTGGTQALEEVLTSLPRVCPGIVVVQHMPEKFTAAFAARLDSVCEVRVKEAANNDRVLQGQVLIAPGGKHMLLRRTGAQYFVEVVDGPLVNRHRPSVDVLFRSAARAAGANALGVIMTGMGDDGAAGMLEMLKAGARTVAQDEASCVVYGMPKEAVKRGGVEKTVALNAIYREILQQLSL
- a CDS encoding methyl-accepting chemotaxis protein, which gives rise to MLSTLTVRTKILALLAVSLLALVVVVLIAFTGLRAQGAMLNELGKNRMPSIRALMVINEAQTALRSSSRFIDAMGMFPDDANDIAGEVKRKQDVWRTVDAAWKEYEALPQESEEADVWKTFVKQWDVWKTRDMTITDIAAQIARAEPGKRKELFALLHKTLQENRPAFTAAEESLNKLVALNVQYGENDVKHADAASAGAMSSMYISGGVALALLAAIGLIILNGIMRQLGGDPGYAAEIVRKVADGDLSADVHVKAGDTTSLLAAMKGMIDKLSQVVQDVNNGAESLASASEEVSATAQSLSQAASEQAAGTEETSASVEQMTASISQNTENAKVTDGIASKAAIEAVEGGDAVKSTVAAMQQIAKKISIIDDIAYQTNLLALNAAIEAARAGEHGKGFAVVAAEVRKLAERSQIAAQEIEQVASSSVQLAEKAGNLLDEMVPNIRRTSNLVQEITAASEEQSAGVGQINSAITQLSQTTQQNASASEQLAATAEEMSGQAEQLQETMSFFKLSGASRPLRTARAPARPAKPAPGRGRPGHGSSKQMMDMADPDESHFVKF
- a CDS encoding chemotaxis protein CheW, translating into MNNVQGAEPQFLSFMLGQDMFAMGILAVREILEYAGVTPVPQMPPCISGVINLRGTAVPVLDLACRLEREPVAVSKRTCIIVVEVDGNAGAGAFVIGILVDAVNAVLDIPPSEVEPAPSLGAQVRAEMLQGIGKVNGRFVLLLDVRRVASVGDLAAIAPAALDHV
- a CDS encoding methyl-accepting chemotaxis protein is translated as MFKQMKMETRLHAGFGAIVLLVVVLGIIAFAKLTSLHDQWARFESVTLARKNAVLEGVISQGHAVQQFKNYILRNGEQNTQFRAALANIDKEMANYKAVGPLSEEEQVLLGEVAAGVKAYGDSMAELEAMQAKGMTPTEMDKSIKGADAAIAGAFRKLLKLNDNVTDRESAAMTEVTDSAKRLILSVDIVIAILGCVLAVWLARSLSGIVREVQMVVAGLAGASQEVSSTAQSLSQAASEQAAGVEETSASIEQMTASIAQNTENAKVTDGIATQAAVDATRGGEVVKATAAAMRQIASKISIIDDIAYQTNLLALNAAIEAARAHEHGKGFAVVAAEVRKLAERSQVAAQEISKVAADSVDLAEQAGVMFDALVPNIRKTSDLVQEISAASEEQSSGVRQINSAVNQLSQTTQVNAASSEELAATSEEMSAQAEQLGQLMAVFKRYAVEERVPARRAASSKGSGGAAAPMARSARVASVAAHGSPDEHKFTRF